One part of the Paraburkholderia flagellata genome encodes these proteins:
- a CDS encoding glutamate/aspartate ABC transporter substrate-binding protein encodes MQIKKTAALLALLGFVATSAFAQDAGTLKKIKDTGVISLGHRESSIPFSYYDDKQNVIGYSQDYAMKIVEAVKQKLNMPNLKVKMVPITSQNRIPLVQNGTVDFECGSTTNNAERQQQAAFTNTIFVIGTRLMTKKDSGIKDFADLKGKTVVTTAGTTSERILRKMNQDKSMGMNIISAKDHGESFMTLSTGRAVAFMMDDALLAGERAKSNNPGDFVIVGQPQSREAYGCMMRKNDPEFKKVADDAIAKVQTSGEGDVIYKKWFESPIPPKGLNLNFPMSDDMKALFKNPNDKAID; translated from the coding sequence ATGCAAATCAAAAAGACCGCCGCTCTGCTCGCACTCCTTGGTTTCGTCGCCACCAGCGCTTTCGCGCAGGACGCGGGCACACTCAAGAAGATCAAGGACACGGGCGTCATCTCGCTGGGCCACCGTGAGTCGTCCATTCCTTTTTCGTACTATGACGACAAGCAGAATGTGATCGGCTACTCGCAAGACTACGCGATGAAAATCGTCGAGGCGGTCAAGCAGAAGCTGAACATGCCGAACCTCAAGGTCAAGATGGTGCCCATCACGTCGCAGAACCGCATTCCGCTCGTGCAGAACGGCACGGTGGACTTTGAATGCGGCTCGACCACGAACAATGCCGAGCGTCAGCAGCAGGCCGCCTTCACGAACACGATTTTCGTGATCGGCACGCGCCTCATGACGAAGAAGGATTCGGGCATCAAGGACTTCGCCGACCTCAAGGGCAAGACCGTCGTGACGACGGCAGGCACGACGTCCGAGCGCATTCTGCGCAAGATGAACCAGGACAAGAGCATGGGCATGAACATCATCAGCGCGAAGGACCACGGCGAGTCGTTCATGACGCTCTCCACGGGCCGCGCAGTGGCGTTCATGATGGACGATGCGCTGCTCGCGGGCGAGCGCGCCAAGTCGAACAATCCGGGCGACTTCGTGATCGTCGGCCAGCCGCAATCGCGTGAAGCGTACGGCTGCATGATGCGCAAGAACGATCCTGAGTTCAAGAAGGTCGCCGACGACGCCATCGCCAAGGTCCAGACTTCGGGCGAAGGCGACGTGATCTACAAGAAGTGGTTCGAATCGCCGATTCCGCCGAAGGGTCTCAACCTGAACTTCCCGATGAGCGACGACATGAAAGCACTGTTCAAGAATCCGAACGACAAGGCGATCGATTAA
- a CDS encoding amino acid ABC transporter permease — protein MSYHWNWGILLSPVSTGEPTTYLGWILSGLWVTVSVSLCAWVIALIVGSFFGVLRTVPNKFLAAVGTVYVAIFRNIPLIAQFFIWYFVLPEIVPQSIGNAFKQSPPGVQFFTASVICLGLFTAARVCEQVRSGINALPRGQRAAGLAMGFTQWQTYRYVLLPVAYRIIVPPLTSEFLNIFKNSAVASTIGLLDLSAQARQLVDYTAQTYESFIAVTLAYVLINLVVMTLMRWVEAKSRLPGYIGGK, from the coding sequence ATGTCCTATCACTGGAACTGGGGCATTCTGCTCAGCCCGGTCTCGACGGGCGAACCCACCACGTACCTGGGCTGGATCCTCTCCGGGCTCTGGGTGACGGTCTCGGTGTCGCTGTGCGCGTGGGTGATCGCTCTCATCGTCGGGTCGTTCTTCGGCGTGCTGCGCACGGTGCCAAACAAGTTTCTCGCGGCCGTCGGCACGGTCTACGTGGCGATCTTCCGCAATATTCCGCTTATCGCGCAGTTCTTCATCTGGTACTTCGTGTTGCCGGAAATCGTGCCGCAATCGATAGGCAATGCGTTCAAGCAGTCGCCGCCGGGCGTGCAGTTCTTCACGGCGTCGGTCATCTGTCTCGGGCTCTTTACCGCAGCGCGCGTGTGCGAACAGGTGCGCTCGGGCATCAACGCGCTGCCGCGCGGCCAGCGCGCGGCCGGCCTCGCAATGGGCTTCACGCAGTGGCAGACGTACCGCTATGTGCTGCTGCCGGTCGCATACCGCATCATCGTGCCGCCGCTCACTTCCGAGTTCCTGAACATCTTCAAGAACTCGGCGGTGGCCTCGACGATCGGCCTGCTCGATTTGTCGGCCCAGGCGCGCCAGCTCGTCGATTACACGGCGCAGACGTATGAGTCGTTCATCGCGGTCACGCTCGCTTACGTGCTCATCAATCTCGTCGTCATGACGCTCATGCGCTGGGTCGAGGCGAAGTCGCGTCTGCCCGGCTACATCGGAGGCAAGTGA
- the gltK gene encoding glutamate/aspartate ABC transporter permease GltK codes for MHHFDWSGIPGALPTLWTGAIITFKITLCAIVVGILWGTLLALMRLSSVKPLEWFAKGYVTVFRSIPLVMVLLWFFLIVPQVLQNVLGLSPDIDIRLASAMIAFSLFEAAYYSEIIRAGIQAVPRGQVNASFALGMRYGQAMQYVVLPQAFRAMVPLLLTQAIVLFQDTSLVYVISLADFFRTATNVGDRDGTMVEMVLFAGACYFVICVIASSLVKGLQKKVAR; via the coding sequence ATGCATCACTTCGACTGGAGCGGCATTCCGGGCGCGTTGCCCACGCTGTGGACGGGCGCGATCATCACGTTCAAGATCACGCTGTGCGCGATCGTGGTCGGCATTCTGTGGGGTACGCTGCTCGCGCTCATGCGGCTTTCCAGCGTGAAGCCGCTCGAATGGTTTGCCAAGGGCTACGTCACGGTCTTCCGCTCGATCCCGCTCGTGATGGTCCTGCTGTGGTTCTTCCTGATCGTGCCGCAGGTACTGCAAAACGTGCTGGGTCTGTCGCCCGACATCGACATTCGCCTCGCTTCCGCGATGATCGCGTTCTCACTGTTCGAGGCCGCGTATTATTCGGAGATCATTCGCGCGGGCATTCAGGCCGTGCCGCGTGGGCAGGTGAACGCTTCGTTCGCGCTCGGCATGCGCTACGGCCAGGCCATGCAATACGTGGTGCTGCCGCAGGCGTTCCGCGCGATGGTGCCGCTGCTGCTCACGCAGGCGATCGTGCTGTTTCAGGACACCTCGCTCGTGTACGTGATCAGCCTCGCCGACTTTTTCCGCACGGCCACCAATGTCGGCGACCGTGACGGGACGATGGTCGAGATGGTACTGTTCGCGGGCGCGTGTTATTTCGTGATTTGCGTGATCGCGTCGAGCCTTGTGAAAGGTCTTCAGAAAAAGGTCGCAAGATGA
- a CDS encoding amino acid ABC transporter ATP-binding protein, whose amino-acid sequence MISIKNVSKWYGQFQVLTDCTTEVKKGEVVVVCGPSGSGKSTLIKTVNGLEPFQQGEILVNGESVGDKRTNLSKLRAKVGMVFQHFELFPHLSITENLTLAQIKVLGRGKDEATQKGLKLLDRVGLRAHADKFPGQLSGGQQQRVAIARALSMDPIAMLFDEPTSALDPEMINEVLDVMVELAQEGMTMMCVTHEMGFAKKVAHRVIFMDQGLIVEDDQKEAFFASPKSDRAKDFLAKILH is encoded by the coding sequence ATGATTTCAATTAAGAACGTTTCGAAGTGGTACGGCCAGTTCCAGGTGCTGACCGACTGCACGACGGAAGTGAAGAAGGGTGAGGTGGTGGTGGTGTGCGGGCCCTCGGGCTCGGGCAAGTCCACGCTCATCAAGACCGTCAACGGGCTCGAACCGTTCCAGCAGGGCGAGATCCTCGTGAACGGCGAGTCGGTGGGCGACAAGCGCACCAATCTCTCGAAGCTGCGCGCGAAGGTGGGCATGGTGTTCCAGCACTTCGAGCTGTTCCCGCATCTGTCGATCACCGAGAATCTCACGCTCGCGCAGATCAAGGTGCTCGGCCGCGGCAAGGACGAGGCCACGCAAAAGGGCTTGAAACTGCTCGATCGCGTGGGCCTGCGCGCGCATGCCGATAAATTCCCGGGCCAGCTCTCGGGCGGTCAACAGCAGCGTGTGGCGATTGCGCGCGCGTTGTCGATGGACCCCATCGCCATGCTGTTCGACGAGCCGACCTCGGCGCTCGACCCTGAGATGATCAACGAGGTGCTCGACGTGATGGTGGAGCTTGCCCAGGAAGGCATGACCATGATGTGCGTGACGCACGAAATGGGCTTTGCCAAGAAGGTCGCGCACCGCGTGATCTTCATGGACCAGGGGCTCATCGTCGAGGACGATCAGAAGGAAGCCTTCTTTGCGAGCCCGAAGTCGGACCGCGCGAAGGATTTTCTGGCGAAGATCCTGCACTGA
- a CDS encoding class II glutamine amidotransferase has protein sequence MCQLLGMNCAAPTDVTFSFTGFAARGGATDHHADGWGIAFFEDKACRLFIDNEASARSPIAEMVKHYPIKSRNTIAHIRKATQGNCALENSHPFLRELWGRHWIFAHNGDLQDFNPEMSGVYQPVGTTDSERAFCLLLQGLREAFPGAQPPLDELFAALESLTREVTQFGVFNFLMSNGQALFAHCSTHLYYLVRRWPFSTAHLVDADVSIDFAKYTTPEDRVAVIATAPLTDNEVWTRFAPGDLLMFQHGDVIAQTSVPVPQKVLDKLVNPSLDASASAPCGAQPGEIDPEAMAALQTWGE, from the coding sequence ATGTGCCAACTTCTCGGAATGAATTGCGCCGCGCCGACGGACGTCACGTTCTCCTTCACAGGATTCGCGGCGCGCGGCGGCGCCACCGATCACCACGCCGACGGCTGGGGTATCGCGTTCTTCGAGGACAAGGCCTGCCGCCTCTTCATCGACAACGAAGCTTCAGCGCGTTCGCCGATCGCCGAGATGGTCAAGCACTACCCCATCAAGTCGCGCAACACCATCGCCCATATCCGCAAGGCCACGCAAGGCAACTGCGCGCTTGAGAACAGCCATCCGTTCCTGCGCGAACTGTGGGGCCGGCACTGGATCTTCGCGCACAACGGCGACCTGCAGGACTTCAACCCGGAGATGTCGGGCGTGTATCAGCCGGTTGGCACGACCGATAGCGAGCGCGCGTTCTGCCTGCTGCTGCAAGGCTTGCGCGAGGCGTTCCCCGGCGCGCAGCCGCCGCTCGACGAACTGTTCGCCGCGCTGGAATCGCTCACGCGCGAGGTCACGCAGTTCGGCGTCTTCAACTTTCTGATGTCGAACGGCCAGGCGCTGTTCGCGCACTGCTCGACGCATCTCTACTATCTCGTGCGGCGCTGGCCGTTTTCGACGGCACATCTCGTCGATGCCGACGTCTCCATCGACTTCGCCAAGTACACGACGCCCGAGGACCGCGTGGCCGTGATCGCCACCGCGCCGCTCACCGACAACGAGGTGTGGACACGCTTCGCCCCCGGCGACCTGCTGATGTTCCAGCACGGCGACGTGATCGCCCAAACGAGCGTACCGGTGCCGCAGAAGGTGCTCGACAAGCTCGTCAACCCTTCGCTCGATGCGTCGGCCAGCGCGCCGTGCGGCGCGCAACCGGGCGAGATCGACCCGGAGGCGATGGCCGCACTGCAGACCTGGGGCGAGTAA
- the pyrC gene encoding dihydroorotase encodes MSAMNASSLTTLTLARPDDWHLHVRDGAMLAAVLPHTARQFGRAIIMPNLKPPVTTTEQAAAYRERILAALPAGSTFEPLMTLYLTDNTPPEEIRLAKASGFVHGVKLYPAGATTNSDAGVTDIRKCAKTLEVMQEVGMPLLVHGEVTSADIDLFDREKVFIDRVMTPLRRDFPALKVVFEHITTKDAVDYIRADHAAPGLLGATITAHHLLYNRNAIFQGGIRPHYYCLPVLKRETHRVALVEAATSGDHRFFLGTDSAPHPKGLKEHACGCAGCYTALHALELYAEAFDNAGALDKLEGFASFYGADFYGLPRATETVTLRRETWTLPAEVEAGDTPVVPLRGGETIGWKLA; translated from the coding sequence ATTTCCGCCATGAACGCCTCTTCCCTCACGACTCTCACGCTCGCCCGCCCCGACGACTGGCACCTGCATGTGCGCGACGGCGCGATGCTCGCGGCGGTGCTGCCGCACACGGCGCGCCAGTTCGGCCGCGCGATCATCATGCCGAACCTCAAGCCGCCGGTCACGACGACGGAGCAGGCGGCCGCCTACCGCGAGCGCATTCTCGCCGCGCTGCCGGCGGGCTCGACGTTCGAGCCGCTGATGACGCTCTATCTCACCGACAACACGCCGCCCGAGGAAATCCGCCTCGCCAAGGCGAGCGGTTTCGTGCACGGCGTGAAGCTGTATCCGGCAGGCGCGACGACGAACTCGGACGCCGGCGTCACGGACATCCGCAAGTGCGCGAAGACGCTCGAAGTCATGCAGGAAGTGGGCATGCCGCTGCTCGTGCACGGTGAAGTGACGAGCGCCGACATCGACCTGTTCGATCGCGAGAAGGTCTTCATCGACCGCGTGATGACGCCGCTGCGCCGCGATTTCCCGGCGCTCAAGGTGGTGTTCGAGCACATCACGACGAAGGATGCCGTCGACTACATCCGCGCCGATCACGCCGCACCGGGCCTGCTCGGCGCGACGATCACCGCGCATCACCTGCTGTACAACCGCAACGCGATCTTCCAGGGCGGCATCCGTCCGCACTACTACTGCCTGCCCGTGCTCAAGCGCGAGACGCATCGTGTGGCGCTCGTGGAAGCGGCGACCTCGGGCGATCATCGATTCTTCCTCGGCACCGACAGCGCGCCGCACCCGAAGGGCCTGAAGGAACACGCGTGCGGCTGCGCGGGCTGCTACACGGCGCTGCACGCGCTCGAGCTGTACGCCGAAGCGTTCGACAATGCAGGCGCGCTCGACAAGCTAGAGGGCTTTGCGAGCTTTTACGGCGCGGACTTCTACGGTCTTCCGCGCGCGACCGAAACGGTCACGTTGCGCCGCGAGACCTGGACGCTGCCCGCCGAAGTCGAGGCCGGCGACACGCCCGTCGTGCCGCTGCGCGGCGGCGAGACGATCGGCTGGAAGCTCGCTTGA
- a CDS encoding DUF3025 domain-containing protein, with protein sequence MSDAGHGVAADATIGPIGAVDAHAPMPAREPRRTMPLGSFTDIDWARPWFAQHEARGRRWQRAALAGYAAYLAELNADALAAAQSTGRGQSLRFIAQDDLPEGSAYEAHIAATGCVPTRHNLHDFFNALAWFAFPRIKATLNARQAAAIDVQGVGPTRGGVRDALTLFDENSVLYASSDAALITALRGFDWRTLFAAQRTGWEAAFEETIGLARCEVRVFGHALLEKLISPYAACTAHAWVVEVPQAYFTWPRAQRDAYLDETVSATLAADAALSGRSFAPLPVLGIPGWWAQNEDPSFYDDATVFRAGRRAR encoded by the coding sequence TTGAGCGACGCGGGGCACGGTGTGGCTGCTGACGCAACGATCGGCCCGATCGGGGCAGTCGATGCCCACGCACCGATGCCCGCGCGCGAACCGCGCCGGACCATGCCGCTGGGCAGTTTCACCGACATCGACTGGGCCCGCCCCTGGTTCGCGCAGCACGAGGCGCGCGGCCGGCGTTGGCAGCGGGCCGCGCTGGCGGGATACGCGGCGTACCTGGCTGAACTGAACGCCGATGCGCTGGCCGCCGCCCAAAGCACGGGCCGCGGCCAGTCGCTACGCTTCATCGCGCAGGACGACCTGCCCGAAGGCTCGGCCTACGAGGCGCATATCGCGGCGACGGGCTGCGTGCCGACGCGACACAATCTCCACGACTTCTTCAACGCGCTGGCCTGGTTTGCGTTCCCGCGCATCAAGGCGACGCTCAACGCACGCCAGGCCGCGGCGATCGATGTGCAGGGCGTCGGCCCCACGCGCGGCGGCGTGCGTGACGCGCTCACGCTCTTCGATGAGAACTCGGTGCTCTATGCCTCATCGGACGCGGCGCTCATCACCGCGCTGCGCGGCTTCGATTGGCGCACGCTGTTCGCGGCGCAGCGCACGGGCTGGGAAGCCGCGTTCGAAGAGACGATCGGCCTGGCACGCTGCGAAGTCCGCGTCTTCGGCCATGCGCTGCTCGAAAAGCTGATTTCGCCCTATGCGGCGTGCACGGCGCACGCATGGGTGGTCGAGGTCCCGCAAGCGTATTTCACGTGGCCGCGCGCGCAACGCGACGCGTATCTGGACGAGACGGTGAGCGCCACGCTCGCCGCCGACGCTGCGCTCAGCGGGCGCAGCTTCGCACCGCTGCCTGTACTCGGCATCCCGGGCTGGTGGGCGCAAAACGAAGACCCGTCGTTCTACGACGACGCCACGGTCTTTCGCGCCGGCCGCCGCGCTCGCTGA
- a CDS encoding OsmC family protein produces the protein MECKVSWMGQDGMAFAAETGSGHLVNMDGAPEGGGHNLAPRPMEMVLLGTGGCTAYDVVLILKKSRQEVSGCSVTLKAERASEDPKVFTKIHFHFTVTGKNLNPATVERAINLSHDKYCSASIMIGKTAEITHTFEIVAA, from the coding sequence ATGGAATGCAAAGTTAGCTGGATGGGACAAGACGGCATGGCGTTCGCAGCCGAAACGGGCAGCGGCCATCTCGTCAACATGGACGGCGCGCCGGAAGGCGGCGGCCACAACCTCGCGCCGCGGCCGATGGAGATGGTGCTGCTCGGCACCGGCGGCTGCACGGCCTACGATGTGGTGCTGATCCTCAAGAAGAGCCGCCAGGAAGTGAGCGGCTGCAGCGTGACGCTCAAGGCCGAGCGTGCGAGCGAGGACCCGAAGGTCTTCACGAAGATCCACTTCCACTTCACCGTGACCGGCAAGAATCTGAACCCGGCCACCGTGGAGCGCGCCATCAACCTCTCGCACGACAAGTACTGCTCGGCGTCGATCATGATCGGCAAGACCGCCGAAATCACGCATACGTTCGAGATCGTCGCGGCTTAA
- the rplM gene encoding 50S ribosomal protein L13, with protein sequence MKTFSAKAHEVQREWYVIDATDKVLGRVASEVARRLRGKHKPEFTPHVDTGDFIIIINAGKLKVTGNKTTDKKYYRHSGYPGGIYETTFGKMQERFPGRALEKAVKGMLPKGPLGYAMIKKLKVYAEATHPHSAQQPKALEI encoded by the coding sequence ATGAAGACTTTTTCCGCCAAGGCACATGAAGTGCAGCGCGAATGGTACGTGATTGACGCGACGGATAAGGTTCTCGGCCGTGTCGCCAGCGAAGTGGCACGCCGTCTTCGCGGCAAACACAAGCCTGAGTTCACCCCGCACGTCGACACTGGTGATTTCATCATCATCATCAACGCCGGCAAGCTGAAGGTCACGGGCAACAAGACCACCGACAAGAAGTACTACCGTCACTCGGGCTACCCGGGCGGTATCTACGAAACGACGTTCGGCAAGATGCAAGAACGCTTCCCGGGCCGCGCGCTCGAGAAGGCCGTGAAGGGCATGCTGCCGAAGGGCCCGCTCGGCTACGCGATGATCAAGAAGCTGAAGGTCTACGCTGAAGCAACGCACCCGCACTCGGCGCAACAGCCGAAGGCGCTCGAGATCTAA
- the rpsI gene encoding 30S ribosomal protein S9 — MIGNWNYGTGRRKSAVARVFIKSGKGEIVVNGKPIADYFSRETSLMIVRQPLELTNHGTTFDIKVNVTGGGETGQAGAVRHGITRALMDYDATLKPALSQAGFVTRDAREVERKKVGFHKARRRKQFSKR, encoded by the coding sequence ATGATCGGTAACTGGAATTACGGTACGGGCCGCCGCAAGAGCGCGGTCGCTCGTGTCTTCATCAAGTCGGGCAAGGGCGAAATCGTCGTCAACGGCAAGCCTATTGCTGATTACTTCTCGCGCGAAACGTCGCTGATGATCGTGCGTCAACCGCTGGAACTCACGAACCACGGCACGACGTTCGACATCAAGGTGAACGTGACGGGCGGCGGCGAAACCGGCCAGGCCGGCGCAGTTCGCCACGGCATCACGCGCGCGCTGATGGACTACGACGCAACGCTCAAGCCGGCACTGTCGCAAGCTGGCTTCGTCACCCGTGACGCACGTGAAGTGGAACGTAAGAAGGTCGGTTTCCACAAGGCACGTCGCCGCAAGCAGTTCTCGAAGCGTTAA
- the erpA gene encoding iron-sulfur cluster insertion protein ErpA, translating to MSAVTETTATEMPGPFVFTEAAADKVKQLIDEEGNPELKLRVFVQGGGCSGFQYGFTFDETVNEDDTVMDRNGVQLLIDSMSYQYLVGAEIDYKDDLNGAQFVIKNPNATTTCGCGSSFSV from the coding sequence ATGAGCGCTGTCACCGAAACTACCGCGACCGAAATGCCCGGTCCCTTCGTTTTCACCGAAGCAGCGGCTGACAAGGTCAAGCAACTGATCGACGAGGAAGGCAACCCGGAGCTGAAGCTGCGTGTATTCGTGCAGGGCGGCGGCTGCTCGGGCTTCCAGTACGGATTCACGTTCGACGAGACGGTCAACGAAGACGACACCGTGATGGACCGCAACGGCGTCCAGCTTCTGATCGACTCGATGAGCTATCAGTACCTCGTCGGCGCCGAGATCGACTACAAGGACGATCTCAATGGCGCGCAATTCGTCATCAAGAACCCGAACGCGACCACCACGTGCGGTTGCGGCTCGTCGTTCTCGGTTTGA
- a CDS encoding anhydro-N-acetylmuramic acid kinase → MAPRDARNESAHAADGVYFGLMSGTSMDGVDGISVRFAAGQRPVVLAEAFVGFAQGLREALFSLQQPGENEIEREALAGNALAARYAVCCHELLRAGNVASGDVRAIGAHGQTVRHRPEKGYTVQIQNPALLAELTHIDVIADFRSRDVASGGQGAPLVPAFHATLFGSREETRVVCNLGGISNITVLSSTGTVRGFDCGPANALLDLWAERHLGKPYDENGKFAVSGNLHQPLLNALLDEPFFEQQPPKSTGRDLFNAQWLDDKLKGFESLTPADVQATLVALTAVSVAREIERHASDCRAVYVCGGGARNAALMTALQKALETGGVAGVPVMTTEALGVPPHQVEPLAFAWLAMRCVAREPGNLAAVTGAAGERVLGAIYPR, encoded by the coding sequence GTGGCGCCACGCGACGCACGAAACGAGAGCGCACACGCCGCGGACGGCGTGTATTTCGGCCTGATGTCGGGCACGAGCATGGATGGTGTTGACGGCATTTCCGTGCGCTTCGCGGCTGGCCAGCGGCCAGTGGTGCTGGCGGAGGCCTTCGTCGGCTTCGCGCAGGGGCTGCGCGAGGCGCTCTTTTCGTTGCAGCAGCCAGGCGAGAACGAGATCGAGCGCGAGGCGCTCGCCGGCAATGCGCTCGCGGCCCGCTATGCGGTGTGCTGCCACGAGTTGCTGCGCGCGGGCAATGTTGCCTCCGGCGATGTACGCGCCATCGGCGCGCACGGCCAGACCGTGCGGCATCGTCCGGAGAAGGGATACACGGTGCAGATCCAGAACCCGGCGCTGCTCGCGGAACTCACCCACATCGACGTGATCGCCGACTTCCGTAGCCGCGACGTCGCCTCGGGCGGCCAGGGCGCGCCGCTCGTGCCCGCGTTCCACGCGACGCTGTTCGGCTCGCGGGAAGAAACACGCGTGGTCTGCAACCTGGGCGGCATCAGCAACATCACCGTGCTCTCGTCGACGGGCACCGTGCGTGGCTTCGATTGCGGTCCCGCCAATGCCCTGCTCGACCTCTGGGCCGAACGCCATCTGGGCAAGCCCTACGACGAGAACGGCAAGTTCGCCGTGAGCGGCAATCTGCATCAGCCGCTTCTGAACGCCCTGTTGGACGAACCGTTTTTCGAGCAGCAGCCGCCCAAGAGCACAGGCCGCGATCTTTTCAACGCCCAGTGGCTCGACGACAAGCTCAAGGGCTTCGAGTCGCTCACGCCTGCCGACGTGCAGGCCACGCTAGTCGCGTTGACTGCCGTGAGCGTGGCGCGCGAGATCGAGCGTCACGCGAGCGATTGCCGCGCCGTGTATGTCTGCGGCGGCGGCGCGCGCAATGCGGCCTTGATGACGGCGCTGCAAAAGGCGCTCGAAACGGGCGGTGTGGCGGGCGTGCCGGTCATGACCACAGAGGCGCTAGGCGTGCCGCCGCATCAGGTCGAGCCGCTTGCCTTCGCGTGGCTGGCCATGCGTTGCGTGGCGCGCGAGCCGGGCAATCTCGCCGCCGTCACCGGCGCTGCCGGCGAACGCGTGCTGGGCGCGATTTATCCGCGCTAA
- the tyrS gene encoding tyrosine--tRNA ligase has protein sequence MSNEPTSSNGANTGAKDAFPVTDEVRHALAVTKRGVDELLIEEEFEQKLARSAATGKPLRIKLGLDPTAPDIHIGHTVVLNKMRQLQDLGHTVIFLIGDFTSLIGDPSGRNATRPPLTREQIESNAKTYFEQAALVLDREKTEIRYNSEWSMPLGADGMIKLASRYTVARILEREDFTKRFQGGVPISIHEFLYPLMQGYDSVALNADLELGGTDQKFNLLVGRELQKQYGQEQQCILTMPLLEGLDGVEKMSKSKNNYIGISEKPNDMFGKLMSISDVLMWRYFTLLSFRPMDEIERFKREIEAGRNPRDFKVLLAQEIVARFHSQADAERALEDFNHRAKGGVPDDIPSITLAGAPIAIGQLLKQAGLVPSTSEALRNIEQGGVKIDGATVSDKGLKVEAGEFVVQVGKRRFARVTLTA, from the coding sequence ATGAGCAACGAGCCCACCTCCAGCAACGGCGCCAACACCGGCGCAAAAGACGCCTTTCCGGTCACCGACGAAGTCCGTCACGCGCTTGCCGTCACGAAGCGCGGCGTGGACGAACTGCTGATCGAAGAAGAATTCGAGCAGAAGCTCGCCCGCAGCGCGGCCACCGGCAAGCCGCTGCGCATCAAGCTCGGCCTCGACCCGACCGCGCCCGACATCCACATCGGCCATACGGTCGTGCTCAACAAGATGCGCCAGTTGCAGGATCTCGGCCATACCGTGATCTTCCTGATCGGCGACTTCACTTCGCTGATCGGCGACCCGTCGGGCCGCAACGCCACGCGCCCGCCGCTCACGCGCGAGCAGATCGAATCGAACGCGAAAACGTACTTCGAGCAGGCCGCGCTTGTGCTCGACCGCGAAAAGACGGAAATCCGCTACAACAGCGAATGGTCGATGCCGCTCGGCGCTGACGGCATGATCAAGCTCGCGTCGCGCTACACGGTTGCGCGCATTCTGGAGCGTGAGGACTTCACCAAGCGCTTCCAGGGCGGCGTGCCCATCTCGATCCACGAGTTCCTGTATCCGCTCATGCAGGGCTACGACTCGGTCGCGCTCAACGCGGACCTCGAGCTCGGCGGCACGGACCAGAAGTTCAACCTGCTCGTTGGCCGTGAACTGCAGAAGCAGTACGGACAGGAACAGCAGTGCATTCTTACGATGCCTCTGCTCGAAGGCCTCGACGGCGTCGAGAAGATGTCGAAGTCGAAGAACAACTACATTGGCATCAGCGAGAAGCCTAACGACATGTTCGGCAAGCTCATGTCCATTTCCGACGTGCTGATGTGGCGTTACTTCACGCTGCTCTCGTTCCGGCCGATGGACGAGATCGAGCGCTTCAAGCGCGAAATCGAAGCGGGCCGCAACCCGCGCGACTTCAAGGTGCTGCTCGCGCAGGAGATTGTCGCGCGCTTTCACTCGCAGGCCGACGCCGAGCGCGCGCTCGAAGACTTCAACCACCGCGCCAAGGGCGGCGTGCCGGACGACATTCCGTCGATCACGCTCGCGGGCGCGCCGATTGCCATCGGCCAGTTGCTCAAGCAGGCGGGGCTCGTGCCGTCCACGAGCGAAGCACTGCGCAACATCGAGCAGGGCGGCGTGAAGATCGACGGCGCTACCGTCTCCGACAAGGGCCTCAAGGTCGAGGCGGGCGAGTTCGTCGTGCAAGTGGGCAAGCGGCGCTTTGCGCGCGTGACGCTCACCGCATGA